In the Candidatus Cloacimonas acidaminovorans str. Evry genome, one interval contains:
- a CDS encoding DUF4411 family protein: MHGNKPKVYCLDSNALIEPWNKYYSPKISNYFDILERLIIENRIFCTEEVALEIKKGDDLLYKWLKKNESNFVKTIDSDVQKKVRIILSQFPNLIDSKKQRSMADPWVIAHAWSLNAVVVTKEYPIDNVKKHCKIPDVCKFYNICCMDDWQFIAELGITFVASL, translated from the coding sequence ATGCACGGCAATAAACCGAAAGTATATTGCTTGGATTCGAACGCATTAATCGAACCTTGGAACAAGTATTACTCACCAAAAATTTCCAATTATTTCGATATTCTCGAAAGACTCATTATAGAAAACCGAATATTCTGCACTGAAGAGGTAGCACTGGAAATAAAGAAAGGCGATGATCTTTTATACAAGTGGTTGAAAAAGAATGAATCTAATTTCGTCAAAACCATCGATTCTGATGTACAGAAAAAGGTAAGAATAATCCTTTCACAGTTTCCTAATCTAATTGATAGCAAGAAACAAAGATCAATGGCAGACCCTTGGGTAATTGCTCATGCTTGGTCACTTAATGCTGTTGTAGTTACAAAAGAGTACCCAATCGATAATGTGAAAAAACACTGTAAAATACCAGATGTGTGTAAGTTCTATAACATCTGTTGCATGGACGATTGGCAGTTTATAGCTGAGCTTGGAATTACTTTCGTAGCTTCACTATAA
- a CDS encoding type I restriction endonuclease subunit R, which translates to MMHTHNEQSFESYIESVMQDGWTSVANTAFDVGNALFAEQTIDFIKQSQPTLWAELAKLNGDLLPGQIIKALVKERNLKGTLHILRHGFKFQGNTLKLAYYRPAHSLSKEAEALYQCNTFQVCRQVFYHPDKQQSIDMVLAINGIPVATLELKNPGTGQNVKHAIKQYQNDRDPSAPLLSFKTGALVHFAVDTDEVYMTTHLMKQKTSFLPFNRGSNPQSVDCGKGNPIHPSGHRTAYLWEDVLQPDSLLEIVGSFIFIENAGKKDEHIIFPRYHQLDSVRRLLAQVKSDQTGKNYLIQHSAGSGKTNSISWLAHRLANLHTDQDKLIFDCVIVITDRVVLDRQLQDAIYQIEHAMGVVAPIKEGSQQLANALVDGTKIVITTLQKFPFILRGLLRIAGAKDTDMPDEAALLKSKAWQKKIAGRKYAIIVDEAHSSQTGEAARDMKQILGDKAVRTEDVEDWQDELNLVMESRGQQPNLSFFAFTATPKGKTLELFGTHGKAFHNYSMRQAIEEGFILDVLQRYTTYSTYFKMIKKTADDPSMPAKKAAKKLCKFMRLHPRNVSQKTEIIIEHFRSCIMPLIGRKAKAMVVTDSRLQAVRYMLAFQKYIGENHYTDVHPLVAFSGTVIDPETELEYTEPGMNIDYKNGRHISETQLKDRFGSEDYQILLVANKYQTGYDQPQLCAMYVDKRLDGVQAVQTLSRLNRIYPGKEAPFVLDFVNKAEDILAAFKPYYTVTELESESDPTHLEEIKHELNQMQIYDWKEVEDFAKIFYKPLGEQKRGDHAALQKHLQSAVERYKQLESDEDRDKFHDKLKAYVRLYAFVTQLINYTDQEQEMLYSFGRFLLPHIHPSDSRDAYPEKDVELQYYRLQKVMEGSIDLSEGEEVKVKSPTDTGTRKAKEEDKPLSEIIETLNERFGTDFSEADRLFFEQIKETALQDESVLKTAAANPLDKFELGIEQIIKDLMMNRLKENDKIVSRYMDDEKFQKVIFNLLSKELFNDINGDYNAKR; encoded by the coding sequence ATGATGCACACGCACAATGAACAATCCTTCGAATCCTATATTGAGTCCGTCATGCAAGATGGATGGACAAGCGTAGCCAATACAGCCTTTGACGTAGGCAATGCCCTCTTTGCGGAGCAAACTATAGACTTTATTAAGCAGAGTCAGCCCACCCTCTGGGCAGAACTGGCCAAGCTGAACGGCGATCTCTTGCCCGGGCAGATTATTAAAGCTCTGGTCAAAGAGCGTAATCTCAAGGGCACCCTGCACATCCTGCGGCACGGCTTCAAGTTTCAGGGTAATACTCTCAAGCTGGCTTACTACCGTCCGGCGCACAGCCTCAGCAAGGAAGCCGAAGCTCTTTACCAATGCAACACTTTTCAAGTATGCCGTCAGGTCTTTTACCATCCCGACAAGCAGCAGTCCATCGATATGGTGCTAGCAATCAATGGCATCCCGGTTGCTACCCTCGAGCTCAAAAATCCCGGCACCGGGCAGAATGTAAAGCATGCCATAAAGCAATACCAGAATGACAGAGACCCTTCTGCACCCCTTTTGAGCTTCAAAACGGGGGCACTGGTACACTTTGCTGTGGATACCGATGAAGTATATATGACTACTCACTTGATGAAGCAGAAGACATCCTTTTTGCCCTTCAACCGGGGCAGTAACCCTCAAAGTGTGGATTGCGGTAAAGGGAATCCAATCCATCCTTCTGGGCACAGAACCGCTTATCTCTGGGAAGATGTGCTTCAGCCGGACAGCTTGCTGGAGATTGTGGGCAGCTTTATCTTTATCGAGAATGCGGGCAAGAAGGACGAACATATCATCTTTCCTCGCTACCATCAGTTAGACTCCGTACGCCGGCTCTTGGCGCAGGTTAAAAGCGATCAGACGGGCAAGAACTACCTGATCCAGCACAGCGCTGGAAGTGGTAAGACCAATAGCATATCTTGGCTGGCGCACCGCCTAGCAAACCTGCACACTGATCAAGACAAATTGATTTTTGACTGTGTGATCGTGATCACGGATAGGGTAGTGCTGGATAGGCAATTACAGGATGCCATTTACCAGATAGAGCATGCCATGGGCGTGGTTGCCCCCATTAAAGAAGGTAGCCAACAGCTTGCCAATGCCTTGGTGGACGGTACCAAGATCGTGATCACTACCCTGCAAAAGTTTCCCTTTATCTTGAGAGGACTTTTGCGGATAGCTGGAGCCAAGGACACTGACATGCCGGATGAAGCGGCTCTACTTAAATCCAAAGCATGGCAAAAGAAGATAGCGGGCAGGAAGTATGCCATCATAGTGGATGAGGCGCACAGCAGCCAAACCGGGGAGGCAGCACGGGACATGAAACAGATATTAGGTGATAAAGCAGTAAGAACTGAAGATGTTGAGGATTGGCAGGATGAACTGAACCTGGTGATGGAGTCCAGAGGACAACAACCCAATCTCAGCTTCTTTGCCTTCACAGCCACGCCCAAGGGCAAGACACTGGAACTCTTTGGCACCCACGGCAAGGCCTTCCACAATTACAGCATGCGCCAAGCTATTGAAGAGGGATTTATTCTTGACGTGCTGCAGCGTTACACCACCTACAGCACCTATTTCAAAATGATCAAAAAGACTGCGGATGATCCCAGTATGCCGGCCAAAAAGGCAGCCAAAAAACTATGCAAGTTCATGCGCTTGCATCCCCGCAATGTGAGCCAGAAGACAGAGATCATCATTGAGCATTTCCGCAGTTGTATAATGCCCCTGATCGGAAGAAAAGCCAAGGCAATGGTTGTTACGGACAGCCGTTTACAAGCCGTGCGTTATATGCTGGCTTTTCAGAAATACATAGGGGAAAATCATTATACCGATGTGCATCCTTTGGTGGCATTTAGCGGAACTGTGATCGATCCTGAAACTGAGTTGGAATACACTGAGCCAGGGATGAATATCGACTATAAGAATGGCAGACATATTTCTGAAACGCAGCTAAAAGACCGCTTTGGCAGTGAGGACTATCAGATCCTATTGGTGGCGAATAAATACCAGACTGGGTACGATCAACCCCAACTCTGTGCCATGTATGTGGATAAGCGTTTGGATGGAGTGCAGGCAGTGCAGACCTTATCACGTTTAAACAGGATCTATCCTGGCAAAGAAGCACCCTTTGTGCTGGATTTTGTAAATAAAGCTGAGGATATCCTGGCAGCCTTTAAGCCCTATTATACGGTGACAGAACTGGAATCAGAATCCGATCCTACGCATCTAGAAGAGATTAAGCACGAGCTGAACCAGATGCAGATTTACGATTGGAAGGAAGTGGAGGACTTTGCAAAGATATTCTACAAACCTTTGGGCGAACAAAAACGAGGAGATCACGCTGCTCTTCAGAAGCATCTCCAGAGTGCCGTGGAGCGCTACAAACAGCTTGAGAGTGATGAGGACAGGGATAAGTTCCATGACAAGCTTAAGGCTTATGTGCGGCTTTATGCCTTTGTTACTCAACTAATCAATTACACTGATCAAGAGCAGGAAATGCTCTATAGCTTTGGCAGGTTTCTGTTGCCGCACATCCACCCCAGTGACAGCCGGGATGCTTATCCGGAAAAAGATGTGGAACTACAGTATTATCGCTTGCAGAAGGTGATGGAAGGCTCTATCGACCTTTCCGAGGGCGAGGAAGTCAAGGTCAAATCCCCCACTGATACAGGCACTCGTAAAGCTAAGGAAGAGGATAAACCCTTATCCGAGATAATCGAAACCTTGAACGAACGCTTTGGCACGGATTTTAGCGAAGCAGACCGGCTTTTCTTTGAACAAATCAAAGAGACAGCCTTGCAGGATGAAAGCGTGCTCAAGACCGCAGCAGCCAATCCTCTGGATAAGTTTGAACTGGGTATTGAGCAGATCATCAAAGACCTGATGATGAACCGGCTGAAGGAGAACGATAAAATCGTAAGCCGGTATATGGATGATGAGAAGTTTCAGAAGGTGATTTTTAATCTGTTATCAAAAGAACTTTTTAATGATATTAACGGGGATTATAATGCTAAAAGATAA
- a CDS encoding phage minor head protein yields the protein MNYYDKLMLEYYRVLNNAWKTEIKDAARLAIQMLSDMPRAEKLNQSSIDKLMGIINTQLGDDFAALVNEPTKAIIDRCVRLGLRDTQVQAPTKTSIGLWGIEDQHLSSTIQKQQMFWIGNHFEADVRQNFADTLSKAIEQGYTKEMLADTLKDQFNDLANRSSHYWQGLAEHTALRIREFGRLQGYKKAKARYYKLVVVLDDRTSDICRALATQDKVYPLNDALEVMDNLMALDTKSNSLDDAREYIKALAPWIKDDQIEYDSDMNPVGVSGAHTPFPPFHWKCRTSTSLI from the coding sequence ATGAATTACTATGATAAGCTCATGCTTGAGTACTACCGGGTCCTCAATAATGCCTGGAAGACCGAGATCAAGGATGCAGCCAGACTCGCCATTCAAATGCTGAGTGACATGCCCCGAGCTGAGAAACTCAACCAGAGCTCAATAGATAAGCTTATGGGCATCATCAATACCCAGTTGGGAGATGACTTCGCAGCCCTGGTCAATGAACCTACCAAAGCGATTATAGACCGCTGTGTGCGGCTCGGACTGAGAGACACCCAAGTGCAAGCCCCTACCAAGACCAGTATCGGGCTCTGGGGTATCGAAGATCAGCATCTCTCCTCTACTATCCAAAAGCAGCAGATGTTCTGGATCGGGAATCACTTTGAAGCTGATGTCCGGCAGAACTTTGCAGACACTCTCTCTAAAGCCATTGAACAGGGATACACCAAAGAGATGCTTGCAGATACCCTCAAAGACCAGTTCAATGACCTCGCCAACCGCTCATCCCACTACTGGCAGGGACTGGCCGAACATACCGCTCTCAGAATCAGAGAGTTTGGAAGGTTGCAGGGCTACAAGAAAGCCAAAGCCCGATACTACAAGCTCGTGGTGGTCCTGGATGATCGTACCAGTGACATCTGCCGGGCTCTGGCTACCCAAGATAAGGTCTATCCCTTAAACGATGCTCTGGAAGTGATGGATAACCTAATGGCTCTGGATACCAAGTCCAACAGCCTGGATGATGCCCGGGAATACATCAAAGCCCTCGCGCCTTGGATTAAGGACGATCAGATCGAATACGACTCAGATATGAACCCAGTTGGTGTCTCCGGTGCACATACGCCATTTCCGCCTTTTCATTGGAAGTGCAGGACAAGTACTAGTCTAATATAA
- a CDS encoding restriction endonuclease subunit S — translation MIKYKSYEDYKETGITWLTMVPKHWEILRTDSVTVYIRNQINPDEIKSEFVFHYSIPAVQETGTGQYDLTEEVGSAKQLITKKSVLISKLNPRKATICIAEPKDEITICSSEFIAMEAKKCDLKYLFYLMNSEMNRQRLDAKVQSVTRSHQRVYPSDIYRFWTALPSTTEQQAIASFLDRETARIDALIQKKERMIELLKEKRIALITQAVTKGLDPNVPMKDSGIEWLGEVPEHWTVLKFKNIGSFQGGAGFPDDEQGLEDEEIPFYKVSDMNLPGNETYMCQHNNSVSRETALKLRASILRKNTIVFAKVGAALLLNRRRIITKDSCIDNNMMGFSTTHCDVMWCYFFLFQLDLGKLVNPGAVPSVNESQMSNIPVCVPPTQEQKQIGDYLVTETTKINKMIDKVNASIIQLSEYRASLIHHAVTGKIDLRGHDAHAQ, via the coding sequence GTGATTAAATATAAGAGCTACGAAGATTATAAGGAAACTGGAATCACTTGGTTGACAATGGTGCCAAAACATTGGGAGATTTTAAGAACAGATTCTGTGACAGTCTATATCAGAAACCAGATAAATCCTGATGAAATCAAATCAGAGTTTGTTTTTCATTATTCTATCCCCGCTGTTCAAGAAACTGGAACTGGACAATATGATCTTACTGAAGAGGTCGGAAGTGCAAAGCAGCTTATCACTAAAAAGTCAGTACTAATCTCAAAACTGAACCCTCGTAAGGCTACAATCTGTATTGCAGAGCCGAAGGATGAGATCACCATCTGTTCATCCGAATTCATTGCAATGGAAGCAAAAAAATGTGATCTTAAATATCTGTTTTATCTCATGAACAGCGAGATGAACAGACAACGGCTTGATGCCAAGGTGCAGTCAGTTACACGAAGCCATCAGAGAGTTTATCCATCAGATATCTACAGATTCTGGACAGCTCTTCCATCGACCACGGAACAACAAGCAATCGCTTCCTTTCTCGACAGGGAGACGGCTCGGATAGATGCTTTGATCCAGAAGAAAGAGCGGATGATAGAACTGCTGAAAGAAAAACGCATCGCCCTCATCACCCAAGCCGTAACCAAAGGACTTGACCCTAATGTACCCATGAAGGACTCCGGGATAGAGTGGTTAGGTGAAGTGCCGGAACATTGGACTGTGTTAAAGTTCAAAAATATCGGTAGTTTTCAGGGTGGTGCAGGCTTCCCTGATGATGAGCAGGGTTTAGAGGATGAAGAAATTCCATTTTATAAAGTATCTGACATGAACCTGCCAGGTAACGAAACCTATATGTGCCAACATAACAACTCAGTTAGCAGAGAAACAGCGCTGAAGCTGAGGGCTTCTATACTTAGAAAGAATACTATTGTGTTTGCAAAAGTTGGAGCTGCATTATTATTAAACAGACGAAGAATTATAACTAAAGACTCTTGTATTGATAACAACATGATGGGCTTCTCCACAACTCATTGCGATGTAATGTGGTGCTATTTCTTTCTTTTCCAACTAGATCTTGGTAAATTGGTAAATCCTGGAGCTGTTCCATCTGTCAACGAATCGCAAATGAGTAACATCCCCGTTTGTGTTCCACCGACTCAAGAGCAGAAGCAGATAGGAGATTATCTGGTTACTGAAACTACAAAGATAAATAAGATGATAGACAAGGTAAACGCATCAATAATCCAATTGTCAGAATACCGCGCATCCCTCATCCACCACGCTGTCACCGGTAAAATAGATTTGCGAGGACATGATGCACACGCACAATGA
- a CDS encoding ImmA/IrrE family metallo-endopeptidase, with protein sequence MPREYAQITPSVIRWAREKAKLTIDQAAEKLGRTPTDIQKWENGEALPTLAQARSAAKLYGRAFAVFYLPSPPDDFEPLRDFRMNQDSIISSKSLLFIRQIQWKAEWLAEFLVSEGSQKLDFVGRYDINSPIEDVASNIIETLDISLSDHRATRSPSKALSLWINKSENCGINIVRDSSINSDEFRGFVIINDYAPFIFLNSNDSYSSRVFTLVHELVHVWINQQGIIDPIVWNGTSAANAIETFCNRIAQSILIKETELIELWDSENDTASIIKICQDISSSMVISPEMVARCLLDNKRISHNDYQLVREAGIDLWKKHKEKQRESDGMVSPSLMAVLKNGYLFSQIVLNAYQTGLISGRDASSLLNFKVNNFGKLSDNIPLRSHYARQ encoded by the coding sequence ATGCCACGAGAGTACGCTCAGATTACTCCATCCGTTATTAGATGGGCGCGTGAGAAAGCAAAGTTAACCATCGATCAGGCTGCCGAAAAACTAGGTAGAACTCCAACTGATATTCAAAAATGGGAGAACGGAGAAGCTCTACCCACATTAGCGCAAGCTAGGTCAGCAGCGAAACTCTACGGTCGGGCTTTTGCTGTTTTTTATCTTCCCTCTCCACCAGATGATTTTGAACCCCTCAGGGACTTCCGTATGAACCAAGACAGTATTATATCGTCAAAAAGCTTATTGTTCATACGTCAAATCCAATGGAAGGCAGAATGGTTAGCTGAATTTTTAGTATCAGAGGGATCACAAAAATTAGATTTTGTTGGTAGATACGATATAAACTCACCTATTGAAGACGTGGCATCCAATATCATTGAAACATTAGATATCTCATTATCAGACCATAGAGCCACCAGAAGTCCTTCGAAAGCACTTTCTTTATGGATTAATAAATCTGAAAACTGCGGTATTAACATTGTTAGAGATAGCTCCATTAATAGTGATGAATTTAGAGGGTTTGTTATTATCAATGATTATGCACCGTTCATTTTTCTCAATTCAAATGACAGCTATTCAAGTAGAGTATTTACTCTTGTTCATGAACTTGTTCATGTATGGATCAACCAACAAGGAATAATAGATCCAATTGTTTGGAATGGAACCTCTGCTGCAAATGCAATAGAAACATTCTGTAATCGTATTGCGCAATCAATACTTATAAAAGAAACCGAGTTGATTGAGCTGTGGGATTCGGAAAACGATACCGCATCAATTATTAAAATATGCCAAGATATATCTTCCTCAATGGTGATAAGCCCTGAGATGGTTGCCAGATGCTTATTAGATAATAAAAGAATATCCCATAATGATTATCAATTAGTCAGAGAAGCCGGTATTGATTTATGGAAAAAGCATAAGGAGAAACAAAGAGAAAGTGATGGAATGGTAAGCCCATCCTTAATGGCAGTATTAAAGAATGGCTATTTGTTCTCCCAGATTGTCTTGAATGCCTACCAAACTGGATTGATATCTGGAAGAGATGCTTCCTCGTTATTAAATTTCAAAGTCAATAATTTCGGTAAGCTGTCGGATAACATCCCCTTAAGGAGTCATTATGCACGGCAATAA